The genomic segment CCTTGAATAGGATAAAAAGCATCTCTCGCTTTTTCTACACTGTCCGTGCAAATATCGGTTCCTAAGATCGACCAATTGTCCGAACCTAATTTATCCTGCATGATCAATCCGGCGCTATAAGCCTCTTCCCCAGTGGAAGCAGCCGCGCTCCAGATCTTAGTGGGCGGATTATTTCGATTTTCTAATATATTTTCAAGGAAGTCATAATGAGCAGGCTCTCTAAAAAAATGAGTTACATGCGTAGTAATCAGGCTAATGAAAATGTTTCTTTCTTCTTTGTCAAAATCACTTTTGACTATATCCAAGTATTCTCCGTAAGAGTTGCAATTCCTAGCCCGAACTCGTTTGGATAAACGACTAACGATCAGATTTTTCTTCTTCTCCCCCATACGAATACCTGTATATTTAAATATCAGGGCCGCAAAGGAGAGAAATTCCGACTGGCTGATACTGAGGTTGGCGTTCATCCTTCCTGGCCTACCGGAGTAAGATTTTCCATTTCTTCTTCGGTTTTACCGTATAAGGAAATTACTTCGTTAAAATCAAGCATCATCGCCGGATTAAGAAGAATGATCACCCTGTTCTCCAGTTTTCCTATTCCTCGAATGAAATCGGTCTTGATATTAGCCCCGAAAGCAGGAACAGGGTCCACGCATTCCGGAGGAATGGTAGCCACTTCGTTCACTGAATCCACTAAAACTCCCGCAATCACTTTATTCTCTTCATTAGGAATTTCTAAAATGATAATGCAGGTACGTTTTGTGGACTCTATGTCGCGGTTCTGGAATAATTTTGCAAGGTCCATTACCGAGACTACATTTCCTCTTAGATTGATCACTCCGCTGATGAACTTGGATGTTCTAGGCACCCTAGTAGGTTCGCGAAATTCTAAGATCTCCCTTACCTTAAGTATCTCCACTCCGAACTCGTCCTGACCAAGTCGAAATGTGAGATACTGGTTTGCGTTAATTTGCATTGCTCTCATCGGAACATCTCCTTAGAATCTTCCGAACTTCGATTCGTTGAAGGTATGGTTTCCATTCCGATATTCTTTGGAGTTTCCTGAGGATTTGCCGGAGTGAACAGGTTCAAAAGAGGAGCCTGAGTAAACTTCTTCCATTCCGTTGATTTTGAAATGTTGAACGACTTTCTGCAAACCTTGAGCCTGCGCGGATAACTCTTCAGCCATACTGGACAACTCTTCAGAAGCGGCAGCGTTTTGTTGGGTTACTCGATCCAACTGGCTCATCGCAGTATTGATCTGTCCCACGCCTTGCTTTTGCTCTCTACTCGCTGCAGAAACTTCTCTGATCAGATCTGAAATTTTGGTGATATTCGGGATAATCTCCTCTATCAGGCTTCCTGCTCTTTCTGCCACGTTAACCGAATTTTTGGCAAAGTGACTGATCTCTCCCGCATAACTTTGGCTTCTTTCCGCAAGTTTTCTTACTTCATTAGCCACTACCGCGAATCCCATTCCATGTTCTCCAGCACGAGCTGCTTCAATCGCTGCGTTCAATGCAAGAAGATTCGTTTGATAGGCGATATCTTCCACAGACGTGATCTTTTCCGCGATATCTTTCATGGCCTGAACCGCAAGACGGACCGCTTCTCCACCTTCGTTCGCATGGTTGACCATGCTGGAAGCCATCACTTCGGTTTGTCTGGAGTTATCCGCATTCTGCTCAATAGTCGCAGTCATTTCTTCCAAGGAAGCGCTTGTTTCCTCTACGTTAGCCGATTGTTCGGTTGCACCTTGGCTCATTGTCTGGGAAGTAGCACTTACTTCTTCGGCAGCACTCGCAAAGGAAGACGCGGCTTTTCCTACTTCCGAAATGCTTCTGGAAAGTTTGTCTATTGTACTGTTTACCGAATCTCTTAGTTCGCCTAATTTACCTTTATAGTTTCCTTTGACGAATTGGGTAAGATCCCCTTGTTCTAAGGAGGATTGGATATCCATTACTTCATTGATCGGTCCGACGATCGCCTCTAAAGTAGCGTTTACACCTTCAATGATCCGCTTGAAGTCTCCTTTATGTTTGGTTGCATCTGCTCTGGTATCAAGTTTTCCTAATACTGCCGCTTCCGCCAATTCGTTAGCGTCCGCGATTAAACCTTTAATATTCGCACGAACTTGATCGATCGCTTCGTTGATAAATCTTTTTTTACCTGGAAGTTTTTCGATATCGGCATCCATATTTCCTTCGCCGAACTGTTTAAAACATTCCATCGCTTTTTTCTTAACTGCGATATGAGAGAAGACCATATCGTTAATGCCGTCAGACATTGTTTTGAATGCACCTTTAAACTTGGAGCTATCGATCTTAATGTCAATGTCTCCGGCCTCATGTTCTTGGGCCATTTTTGACATCTCTTCGATCAGACCTTTGATATTAGCTCTAACTTGGTCGATGGTTTCGTTAATGAATTGTTTTTTACCTGGAAGTTTTTCGATATCGGCATCCATATTTCCTTCGCCGAATTGTTTAAAACATTCCATCGCTTTTTTCTTAACAGCGATATGAGCAAAAACCATATCGTTAATGCCGTCAGACATTGTTTTGAATGCGCCTTTGAACTTGGAGCTATCGATCTTAACGTCGATGTCTCCGGCCTCATGTTCTTGGGCCATTTTTGTCATTTCCGCGATCAGGCCTTTTATATTAGCTCTTACTTGGTCGATGGTTTCGTTAATGAATTGTTTTTTACCCGGAAGTTTTTCGATATCGGCATCCATATTTCCTTCGCCGAACTGTTTAAAACATTCCATCGCTTTTTTCTTAACTGCGATATGAGAGAAGACCATATCGTTAATGCCGTCCGACATTGTTTTGAATGTGCCTTTGAACTTGGAACTATCGATCTTAACGTCGATGTCTCCGGCTTCATGCTCCTTGGACATTTTACTCATTTCAGTTACTAAACCATTTATATTAGCTCTAACTTGGTCGATGGTTTCGTTAATGAATTGTTTTTTACCTGGAAGTTTTTCGATATCGGCATCCATATTTCCTTCGCCGAATTGTTTAAAACATTCCATCGCTTTTTTCTTAACTGCGATATGAGCAAAGACCATATCGTTAATGCCTTCCGACATTGTTTTGAATGCACCGGTGAACTTGGAGCTATCGATCTTAACGTCGATGTCCCCGGCTTCATGTTCTTTGGACATTTTTGTCATTTCGAACAAAAGATCCTTTAAGGAAGATTGAAGGATAGATAACTGTAATAGCAGACCGTTTTGGTTCATATGGTCCGTATCGATCTCGCTAGTCAGATCTCCTGAGGCAATTTTTTTCGTAATCTTGGAAAGAAGAGAATAATCTCCACCTAACTGTTGGCTGATCTGAATTCCGATCCTCCAGCTCAGGATGGCGAAAGACGTTATAATCCCTATGGAAATTAAGATCAAAAGAATGGATGCTGATAAAACGGAAGATTCAGTTTCTATACCTTTTTGTTTAAAGGAAACGGTCGCATATTCTGATCTACCTTTCAGTGAAGAAAGAAACTTCTTCGCAGCTATTTCTTCCTTCGCTTTGAATTCACTTTCTTCTAAACTATTCGCGTTTTCTAGTAGGATCCCGTTTGCAAAGGTTTGTAAGTATTCCTCAGAAGCCGATTTCACAGTGGAAATAAGTTCTGCTTCCTTTTTATCGGAAACTATATCTGAGTTTTCGGATAAGGTGGAAGAGATTGTTTCCCGATCTTTTTGGATTTGGGATATAATTTCCGATCTTCGGTTCTGGTCCTTATTCCAATAATTTTCTCTGACTAGAGATCTTAATTCAGAAAAAGAAGCGGATATATTTTCCCAATTAGAAGAAGCGGATGCCCCATTTCCACCTTTTTGTATCTGATTCATTTGATAGATGGAAAGTCCGTCTATAATTCCAAGACCGACTAACCCAATTACAATGATTGCAAGTAACTTCTGTGCAATGCTCATATTATCCTCCAACTCCCGATTGGGACGTTAATATTATTTCGAAGCCTCCGAGAGGCTGGTGATTTGCAGATTCAGTTCATTATTTAGTGTTTTCTCGTTATTTATCCTAACTCTGGAAAGCAACGTTGTAGTATCTATAATCATTGCTACGGATCCATCTCCCATGAGAGCAAATCCGCTGACGCCTTGAGTATCTTCAAAAAGACCACCTAACGGTTTTATAACGGAATGGATCCTGCCTAAAAGTTCGTTAACGATCAGTCCTGCTTGAAGATTTCCGGAGTTTACGATGACCAGGTTTCTTCTTCCTTCCGTTCCGATCGGCTCGCCGAACCAATCGTTCATGTCGACGTAAGGCATGATCTTATCCCGAACTTTGATATAATTTTGCTCTCCGACTAGGAATTCCTGAGGATGGAATTCCATACATTCCTTCACCATGTCCAATGGGATCGCGTATTTGTTTTTTCCGATCCTCAAAAGGAATCCGTCTATATTCGCGAGAGTAAGAGGGAGTATGATCTTAAAAGTAGTACCTTTTCCTTTTCCGGAGCTTATCTCAATTCTTCCTCTTAAGGATTCTACGTTCTTCTTTACAACATCAAGTCCGACTCCTCTTCCTGAGAGTTCTGTTACACTTGCCGCAGTGGAGAATCCTGGTTCGAATAAAAGTGAATAGATCTGGTCTTCATTAATTGCGTCTCCTTCTTTATATAAGCCTTTTTCTTTCGCTCTTTCAAGGACTGCTTGAGGATCTATTCCTTTTCCATCATCGGATATTTCTATGAAGATCTCTCCAGCCTTATGAGAAGCCGCTAATACTATTAATGCCTCGGAAGGTTTTCCTAAATTTATCCTTTCCTCTTGAGAGGACTCAATTCCATGATCTATGGAATTTCGGACCATATGCGTCAATGGATCGACTAGGTTGTCTATTAAGTTTTTATCAAGTTCTGTTTCTCCGCCTTTAATTTCTAAACGGACGGATTTACCTGTTTGTTTTCCTAATTCAAAGACGACTCTTGAATACCTGCTGAATAAGGTTTGTACAGGGACCATTCTGAGTTTTAAACTGTTGGAACGTATTTCCTCCAAGAGGCGAGACATTCTATGAGTGAGTTCTTCTAAGAATTCGTCTTTTAATCCTAACGCTATCTGTTGAAGAGCGGAAGAGATAACTACAACTTCTCCCACTTGATCTACTACTAAGTCTAATTTATCCGCATCTACACGTATACTTCTCGAGGCAGAGGTCTTTTTTTTTGTCCCAGTATCCGATTTTCCCTGAAATACATTCTTCGAAGTGCTCTCATTTTGATCGGAGTAAATAATAGAAGAAGGACTGGAAGCGGATTCGAGTTGGATACTCATGTCCGCGCTTGCGAATTCGAAGGATTCTACGATTTCTTCCTTAGTAAGTTCAGATCTGTAAACGGCTTCTATATCGAAAAAACAACTGGCTGCTTCCAGATCGGAAAATTTAGGTATCTTTTCTTCATCTAATTTGATCTCGCTCAGTTCGCCTTTTTCGGAAAGATATCTGAGAAAAGGGTAAGGATCCAGTCCATTAACAAAAAGATTGCTACCACATGAAATATGGAGTTTCCAAGTTT from the Leptospira andrefontaineae genome contains:
- a CDS encoding methyl-accepting chemotaxis protein produces the protein MSIAQKLLAIIVIGLVGLGIIDGLSIYQMNQIQKGGNGASASSNWENISASFSELRSLVRENYWNKDQNRRSEIISQIQKDRETISSTLSENSDIVSDKKEAELISTVKSASEEYLQTFANGILLENANSLEESEFKAKEEIAAKKFLSSLKGRSEYATVSFKQKGIETESSVLSASILLILISIGIITSFAILSWRIGIQISQQLGGDYSLLSKITKKIASGDLTSEIDTDHMNQNGLLLQLSILQSSLKDLLFEMTKMSKEHEAGDIDVKIDSSKFTGAFKTMSEGINDMVFAHIAVKKKAMECFKQFGEGNMDADIEKLPGKKQFINETIDQVRANINGLVTEMSKMSKEHEAGDIDVKIDSSKFKGTFKTMSDGINDMVFSHIAVKKKAMECFKQFGEGNMDADIEKLPGKKQFINETIDQVRANIKGLIAEMTKMAQEHEAGDIDVKIDSSKFKGAFKTMSDGINDMVFAHIAVKKKAMECFKQFGEGNMDADIEKLPGKKQFINETIDQVRANIKGLIEEMSKMAQEHEAGDIDIKIDSSKFKGAFKTMSDGINDMVFSHIAVKKKAMECFKQFGEGNMDADIEKLPGKKRFINEAIDQVRANIKGLIADANELAEAAVLGKLDTRADATKHKGDFKRIIEGVNATLEAIVGPINEVMDIQSSLEQGDLTQFVKGNYKGKLGELRDSVNSTIDKLSRSISEVGKAASSFASAAEEVSATSQTMSQGATEQSANVEETSASLEEMTATIEQNADNSRQTEVMASSMVNHANEGGEAVRLAVQAMKDIAEKITSVEDIAYQTNLLALNAAIEAARAGEHGMGFAVVANEVRKLAERSQSYAGEISHFAKNSVNVAERAGSLIEEIIPNITKISDLIREVSAASREQKQGVGQINTAMSQLDRVTQQNAAASEELSSMAEELSAQAQGLQKVVQHFKINGMEEVYSGSSFEPVHSGKSSGNSKEYRNGNHTFNESKFGRF
- a CDS encoding CheR family methyltransferase, producing MNANLSISQSEFLSFAALIFKYTGIRMGEKKKNLIVSRLSKRVRARNCNSYGEYLDIVKSDFDKEERNIFISLITTHVTHFFREPAHYDFLENILENRNNPPTKIWSAAASTGEEAYSAGLIMQDKLGSDNWSILGTDICTDSVEKARDAFYPIQGSEQIPNHYLKRYCLKGKEEFNGYFTFAKEIRSRIRFEVTNLTTFERLPGSFKPDIVFLRNVMIYFEPKEKQMIIDKIESILSPGAILIIGHSESLTGIRSNFKLIRTSVYQKI
- a CDS encoding chemotaxis protein CheW — encoded protein: MRAMQINANQYLTFRLGQDEFGVEILKVREILEFREPTRVPRTSKFISGVINLRGNVVSVMDLAKLFQNRDIESTKRTCIIILEIPNEENKVIAGVLVDSVNEVATIPPECVDPVPAFGANIKTDFIRGIGKLENRVIILLNPAMMLDFNEVISLYGKTEEEMENLTPVGQEG
- a CDS encoding chemotaxis protein CheA produces the protein MDPREKPGFSDFVSETRDMLESLERDLVKIGEGNREKELLNSLFRSVHTIKGTAGMYDFSKIADFVHFLEETLDKVRSGSLEPSTDLIQIILQCKDHLFLRLDTFETGEFESEEILKEGENLIFSLSKHSPNSFHSDQKTSDKNSNTMESKTWKLHISCGSNLFVNGLDPYPFLRYLSEKGELSEIKLDEEKIPKFSDLEAASCFFDIEAVYRSELTKEEIVESFEFASADMSIQLESASSPSSIIYSDQNESTSKNVFQGKSDTGTKKKTSASRSIRVDADKLDLVVDQVGEVVVISSALQQIALGLKDEFLEELTHRMSRLLEEIRSNSLKLRMVPVQTLFSRYSRVVFELGKQTGKSVRLEIKGGETELDKNLIDNLVDPLTHMVRNSIDHGIESSQEERINLGKPSEALIVLAASHKAGEIFIEISDDGKGIDPQAVLERAKEKGLYKEGDAINEDQIYSLLFEPGFSTAASVTELSGRGVGLDVVKKNVESLRGRIEISSGKGKGTTFKIILPLTLANIDGFLLRIGKNKYAIPLDMVKECMEFHPQEFLVGEQNYIKVRDKIMPYVDMNDWFGEPIGTEGRRNLVIVNSGNLQAGLIVNELLGRIHSVIKPLGGLFEDTQGVSGFALMGDGSVAMIIDTTTLLSRVRINNEKTLNNELNLQITSLSEASK